In Pangasianodon hypophthalmus isolate fPanHyp1 chromosome 29, fPanHyp1.pri, whole genome shotgun sequence, one genomic interval encodes:
- the zgc:65811 gene encoding CD81 antigen isoform X2, producing MAVGGCGQFCKWIVILFNILFILVGMGLLAGGLYLRFSADVPKDMKTNHFMFMVGLSIAIGVVILITAAIGDYGSCSENKSSIGVYCSLLFLLAAAAAIGGGVAFVKISEFSGHVAEFYATIYAQYMVTGDLIRAFILKLFHKYFDCCGLGGAVQTLMGATNICPQQTSILGIPVSTSSSCLPLIMSQLDASSVLTFFMVIAGILFLVLVCSVMLCCSIKNSEHYSPPLYY from the exons ATGGCAGTAGGCGGCTGTGGACAGTTCTGCAAATGGATCGTCATCCTGTTCAACATACTCTTCATC ttggTGGGTATGGGTTTATTAGCAGGTGGATTGTATCTGCGCTTCAGTGCTGACGTGCCCAAGGATATGAAAACCAACCATTTCATGTTCA tggTTGGACTGTCCATAGCCATTGGTGTTGTGATTCTCATCACTGCTGCAATTGGAGATTACGGCTCCTGTAGTGAGAATAAATCTTCGATTGGtgtg TACTGCTCTCTGCTGTTTTTGCTGGCTGCTGCAGCTGCCATcggagggggcgtggcctttgtTAAGATTTCAGAG ttctCAGGCCATGTTGCAGAGTTTTACGCCACCATCTATGCCCAGTACATGGTTACAGGAGACTTGATCCGAGCCTTCATCCTCAAACTGTTCCACAAATAT ttTGACTGCTGTGGCCTGGGAGGAGCTGTGCAGACGCTCATGGGTGCTACTAACATCTGTCCACAGCAGACATCCATTCTGGGAATTCCTGTCTCCACCTCTTct AGTTGCCTGCCTCTGATTATGAGCCAGCTGGATGCCTCTTCAGTGCTGACATTTTTTATGGTAATCGCTGGGATTCTG TTCCTGGTGTTGGTCTGCAGTGTTATGCTCTGCTGCAGCATAAAGAACAGTGAGCACTACTCACCACCACTGTACTACTGA
- the zgc:65811 gene encoding CD81 antigen isoform X1: MAVGGCGQFCKWIVILFNILFILVGMGLLAGGLYLRFSADVPKDMKTNHFMFMVGLSIAIGVVILITAAIGDYGSCSENKSSIGVYCSLLFLLAAAAAIGGGVAFVKISEFSGHVAEFYATIYAQYMVTGDLIRAFILKLFHKYFDCCGLGGAVQTLMGATNICPQQTSILGIPVSTSSSCLPLIMSQLDASSVLTFFMVIAGILITVVVCAGFIYQQLSRPVITSPPYIPLSSNPCSPSSIAVCSSIPYTSPPSYTTVAEQV; encoded by the exons ATGGCAGTAGGCGGCTGTGGACAGTTCTGCAAATGGATCGTCATCCTGTTCAACATACTCTTCATC ttggTGGGTATGGGTTTATTAGCAGGTGGATTGTATCTGCGCTTCAGTGCTGACGTGCCCAAGGATATGAAAACCAACCATTTCATGTTCA tggTTGGACTGTCCATAGCCATTGGTGTTGTGATTCTCATCACTGCTGCAATTGGAGATTACGGCTCCTGTAGTGAGAATAAATCTTCGATTGGtgtg TACTGCTCTCTGCTGTTTTTGCTGGCTGCTGCAGCTGCCATcggagggggcgtggcctttgtTAAGATTTCAGAG ttctCAGGCCATGTTGCAGAGTTTTACGCCACCATCTATGCCCAGTACATGGTTACAGGAGACTTGATCCGAGCCTTCATCCTCAAACTGTTCCACAAATAT ttTGACTGCTGTGGCCTGGGAGGAGCTGTGCAGACGCTCATGGGTGCTACTAACATCTGTCCACAGCAGACATCCATTCTGGGAATTCCTGTCTCCACCTCTTct AGTTGCCTGCCTCTGATTATGAGCCAGCTGGATGCCTCTTCAGTGCTGACATTTTTTATGGTAATCGCTGGGATTCTG ATTACGGTTGTCGTTTGTGCTGGTTTTATTTACCAGCAGCTGTCTCGCCCTGTCATTACTTCTCCCCCTTACATCCCTCTCTCCTCTAATCCTTGTTCTCCCTCTTCCATTGCTGTCTGCTCCTCTATCCCTTATACCTCTCCACCATCCTACACCACTGTGGCTGAACAAGTCTGA
- the LOC117596427 gene encoding retinal cone rhodopsin-sensitive cGMP 3',5'-cyclic phosphodiesterase subunit gamma isoform X3, producing the protein MNSAPPAGSALSAPAGGVGPTTPKKGPPKFKQRQTRTFKSKAPKPGQKGFGDDIPGMEGLGTDFTVVCPWEAFGDMELSDLAKYGII; encoded by the exons aTGAACTCAGCGCCCCCTGCAGGAAGTGCTTTATCAGCTCCAGCGGGCGGAGTCGGCCCAACTACACCGAAAAAGGGCCCACCCAAATTCAAACAGAGACAAACACGCACATTTAAGAGCAAGGCACCTAAACCCGGCCAGAAAGG gtttggtGACGACATTCCAGGAATGGAGGGCCTCGGCACAG ATTTCACGGTGGTGTGTCCCTGGGAGGCCTTCGGCGACATGGAGCTCAGCGACCTTGCCAAATACGGCATTATTTAA